The Jiangella alba genome includes the window TGCTCATCCGGTTGTCCGACGCGGCCAGGCGACCGGCCCCGCCGTCCGCGACGTCGTCCTCGACGACGGACACCGCCGTCACCCAGGTCGTGAGAATCCGATGAACTCCCCGATCCGCCGTATCTCCGCCGGCTGCCTGCTGCTCTGCGTCGCGCTGCTGATCAACGCCACGTACGTGCAGGCGTTCTGGGCCGACGACCTCAACGCGCGCTCCGAGAACCGCCGGGTCCTGCTCGACGAGTTCTCGCGCGAGCGCGGCCCCATCCTGCTCGCCGACGACACCCCCATCGCGCAGTCGGTGCCCGTCGACGACGAGTACCAGTTCCAGCGGCAGTACCCCGAGGGGCCCATGTACGCCCCGGTCACCGGCTACTACTCGTACTTCTTCGGCCGGACGGCCATGGAGCGGGCGCAGAACGACATCCTCTCCGGCGACGACGACCGGCTGTTCGTCCGCCGCCTCATCGACCTCGTCACCGGCGAGGAGCCGCGCGGTGGCGCCGTCCGGCTGACCATCGACCCCGCCGCCCAGCAGGCAGCGTGGGACGGCCTCACCGAGGGCGGCTACAAGGGCGCGGTGGTCGCCATCGACATCGAGACCGGCGCGATCCTGGCCATGGTCAGCTCGCCGTCCTACGACCCCAACCCGATGGCCAGCCACACGACCGAGGTCCAGCAGGAGACCCGCGACGCGTTGGCCGCCGACCCCAACAAGCCCGACCTCAACCGCGCCATCGCCCAGCGACTGCCACCGGGTTCGGTGTTCAAGCTGGTCACGGCCGCCGCGGCGCTCGAGTCCGGCCAGTTCGACCCGGACACCGAGGTGCCGGGTCCGGCCGAGTACGACCTGCCGCAGTCGACCCGGCCGCTGCCCAACCAGAACGGCCAGGCCTGCGGCGACGGCACACCGACGCTGACCGAGGCGCTGCGGGTCTCGTGCAACACCGCGTTCGCCTACCTCGGCAACGAGCTGGGCGACGACGCGCTGCGCGAGCAGGCCGAGAAGTTCGGCTTCGGCACCCAGCCGCTCACCAACGACGACATGAACGCCGCGACCAGCGTGTTCCCGGCCAACCCGGACGAGCCGCAGACGGCGCTGTCGGCGATC containing:
- a CDS encoding peptidoglycan D,D-transpeptidase FtsI family protein, encoding MNSPIRRISAGCLLLCVALLINATYVQAFWADDLNARSENRRVLLDEFSRERGPILLADDTPIAQSVPVDDEYQFQRQYPEGPMYAPVTGYYSYFFGRTAMERAQNDILSGDDDRLFVRRLIDLVTGEEPRGGAVRLTIDPAAQQAAWDGLTEGGYKGAVVAIDIETGAILAMVSSPSYDPNPMASHTTEVQQETRDALAADPNKPDLNRAIAQRLPPGSVFKLVTAAAALESGQFDPDTEVPGPAEYDLPQSTRPLPNQNGQACGDGTPTLTEALRVSCNTAFAYLGNELGDDALREQAEKFGFGTQPLTNDDMNAATSVFPANPDEPQTALSAIGQFDVSATPLQMAMVSAAIANDGVLMEPYLVREVSGPDLVSPIERTEPEERTRAVSPETAEELTDMMVDVVENGTGRNAQIDGIEVAGKTGTAQSSADRPPYAWFTSFAPADEPSVAVAVVIEDAPDTARDDIGGGRLAAPIARDVMEAVLGS